Proteins from one Plasmodium relictum strain SGS1 genome assembly, contig: PRELSG_00_v1_456, whole genome shotgun sequence genomic window:
- a CDS encoding fam-h protein, with amino-acid sequence MSSKINSISNISAYPEPYPHVYKGYITIDMSTRKIYNKKEKKYISYFLIKFFLFTLLIWILQCFNNWDSCRWLNYKNEKTNKLILGAERSLAENNDKVKQRKEELKCSAPHVIVKTDLEPKYEQVEMGEYIDTEQGDEIETKKENKEETHNEKKLGKYSNISKAYSLFFSFVLSLASFLLSIVYLITKNEEIYSVIFICVNLSIIIYLILLTFEEIKKRKNKSKL; translated from the exons atgagcAGTAAAATTAATTCAATCTCGAATATTAGTGCATACCCCGAACCATATCCCCACGTTTACAAGGGTTATATTACTATAGATATGTCGACtagaaaaatatacaataaaaaggagaaaaaatatatatcatatttccttataaagttttttttatttacccTTTTAATTTGGATATTACAATGTTTTAATAAT TGGGATTCTTGTAGATGGTTGAActacaaaaatgaaaaaacaaataaattaattttaggAGCTGAAAGATCATTAGCAGAAAACAATGATAAAGTAAAACAAAGaaaagaagaattaaaatgCTCTGCACCACATGTTATAGTAAAAACAGACTTAGAACCAAAATATGAACAAGTAGAAATGGGGGAATATATAGACACAGAACAGGGGGACGAaatagaaacaaaaaaagaaaataaagaagaaacacataatgaaaaaaaattaggaaAGTATAGTAATATTTCAAAAGCATATTCtttattcttttcttttgtttTGTCTCTagcttcatttttattatctatagtatatttaattacaaaaaatgaagaaatatattCCGTGATATTTATTTGTGTTAATTTAtctattataatatatttaatcttATTAACTTTCGAAGaaatcaaaaaaagaaaaaataaaagcaaaTTATGA